TTCTGCCGCTTCATGATTCTCGAAGGCAAAGAGAGTGATTTAATTGGTACTGTAGAAGCTGCACTTATTAGAAAATACCAACCGATTTGGAACACTCTGATCGATGGATTCGGCAATCATGATCCCGGAAAAGGCAGATACGCGCAAGCTAAATCAGATTGGGATGTTTGTCATCCAGGGCGACCCTGGGCTATAAAATGTCAAGGGGTTCACGGTACTAAAGAAGAGCTACTTCAAAGCATTGAAAATTTCATGGCTAGATTGAGTGGAGAAGATGCCTAGACTGTCTTGCTTAGAGCTGTTTACAGGTGCAGGAGGACTAGCCAAAGGCTTAGAGATGGCTGGAATTCAGCACAAAGCCTTTGTTGAAATAAATAATGATGCTTGTCTAACATTGGCTTACAATTACGGCGATCAGTTTATCCACAATACAGATATCCGTACATTTCAATTTGATCAGTTTGGGCATGTCAATATAATCTCAGGCGGTCCTCCATGCCAGCCATTTTCAATGGGAGGAAAGCATAAGGGAAATGCAGATCAACGAGATATGTTTCCTTATGCCTGTAAGGCGATAAGTGTTTGTACGCCCAAAGCCTTTATTTTTGAGAACGTTAAGGGCATTTTACGCAAATCATTTAGCAACTATTTCGAGTACATAATATTAAGGCTAAGATATCCTGAGGTTTCTCTTAGAGATTCAGAATGCTGGAAAGATCATTTAGCAAGACTCGAAAAAATTCATACTTCAGGAAAGTATAAAGGGGTCAAATACAATGTTGTTTTTCGTTTACTAGATGCTGCAAATTATGGGATTCCCCAACGTCGTGAACGAGTTTTTATTGTTGGAATCAGAGAGGATTTGAATATAGAGTGGTCTTTCCCTCAAGAATCCCATTCTTTTGATTCCTTGCTATGGTCACAGTTTGTCAGTTTTAATTACTGGGAAAGACATGGAGTTAAACCATCAGGATTTGATTGTCTAGATAAAAGGACTCAACAGCGGATTGAGCAATTGATGCAGCAGCCTACTTTGTTTTCTCCTCCCTTAAAGCCATGGAAAACAGTTCGAGATCAAATTGGAGAACTACCAGAACCTGATACTGACGGTAGTTTTGATACTGAGCATATTTTAAGGGAAGGTGCCAG
This portion of the Leptolyngbya sp. 'hensonii' genome encodes:
- a CDS encoding DNA cytosine methyltransferase, whose protein sequence is MPRLSCLELFTGAGGLAKGLEMAGIQHKAFVEINNDACLTLAYNYGDQFIHNTDIRTFQFDQFGHVNIISGGPPCQPFSMGGKHKGNADQRDMFPYACKAISVCTPKAFIFENVKGILRKSFSNYFEYIILRLRYPEVSLRDSECWKDHLARLEKIHTSGKYKGVKYNVVFRLLDAANYGIPQRRERVFIVGIREDLNIEWSFPQESHSFDSLLWSQFVSFNYWERHGVKPSGFDCLDKRTQQRIEQLMQQPTLFSPPLKPWKTVRDQIGELPEPDTDGSFDTEHILREGARSYPGHTGSYIDMPSKTLKAGDHGVPGGENMIRYQDGRIRYYTTFEAKRIQTFPNNYRILGSWTESMRQIGNAVPVELSYCIASSLSQAISCES